A region of Paenibacillus thiaminolyticus DNA encodes the following proteins:
- a CDS encoding SDR family oxidoreductase produces the protein MIAIIGATGTIGSALVQRLAEHGAPVRALSREPEKLRHRLSQWGMPPIEVAAADASDPESLRRAFAGASQLFLAMSNSPRQIEWETSIIHTAAEAGIGHIVKISSPAYDQGAPVEVARWHHEIENVLRHSGVAHTVLRPYAFMQNLLRSAETIAAQHAFFGSMGDAACNFIDCRDIADVAAEVLTHREKAGQIYSLTGSEVVSYPQIADKLSAVLKRPIRYINMAPEEQRAVLIEHAQMPPWLASHVVEIQAMSVAIPEKPTDTVKRLLGREPRTMDAFLQENADRFR, from the coding sequence ATGATAGCGATTATTGGAGCAACAGGAACGATTGGAAGTGCGTTGGTACAACGTCTGGCTGAACATGGCGCGCCCGTCCGGGCGCTGAGCAGAGAGCCTGAGAAGCTGCGTCATCGATTAAGCCAATGGGGCATGCCGCCGATCGAGGTTGCGGCGGCCGACGCTTCCGACCCGGAATCGCTGCGCCGGGCGTTTGCGGGAGCCAGCCAGCTCTTTCTTGCCATGTCGAATAGCCCGAGACAGATCGAATGGGAGACTTCGATCATTCATACGGCCGCCGAAGCTGGGATCGGGCACATTGTGAAGATATCCAGCCCGGCCTATGATCAAGGTGCTCCGGTGGAAGTGGCGCGATGGCATCATGAGATCGAGAACGTCCTCCGCCATTCCGGAGTTGCGCATACGGTGCTGCGCCCTTATGCGTTTATGCAAAACTTACTCCGCTCGGCAGAAACGATCGCCGCCCAACATGCATTCTTCGGTTCGATGGGGGATGCGGCCTGCAACTTCATTGACTGCCGGGATATCGCCGATGTGGCCGCCGAGGTACTGACTCATCGCGAGAAGGCCGGACAGATATATTCATTGACCGGCTCGGAAGTAGTCAGCTATCCGCAGATTGCGGACAAACTGTCTGCCGTGCTGAAGCGGCCGATCCGCTACATCAACATGGCTCCGGAAGAGCAGCGGGCGGTCTTGATTGAACACGCGCAGATGCCGCCTTGGCTCGCCAGCCATGTCGTCGAAATTCAGGCCATGTCCGTGGCGATTCCCGAGAAGCCTACGGATACGGTGAAGCGGTTGCTCGGCAGAGAGCCGCGAACGATGGACGCCTTCCTGCAGGAAAACGCGGACAGGTTCCGGTAA
- a CDS encoding ABC transporter permease — protein MVNLVYTELLKLKRAKMFVVSLIGAGAAPAMVCIGYLDYMAKKPGMPVLFSEAWSQTNLYTTLLIGTLLYGVITAYLFNREYAEDTVKNLLTIPVSRTGLIASKLVLLFLWMMILTFTSWGLTFIFGLLAQYEGLTAGAVLQSLKEFFIGGSLLFLLSTPTMFVSFLFKNYVPTIIFTAVITMGNVALANREYKAIFPWSAVHVIAENGFVPAYPPLYSYAVIIAAAVIGLAATIVYFNKTDIH, from the coding sequence TTGGTTAATTTGGTGTACACCGAGCTTCTGAAGCTGAAGCGGGCCAAAATGTTCGTGGTCAGCCTGATTGGAGCGGGCGCGGCCCCGGCCATGGTCTGTATCGGCTATCTGGATTACATGGCCAAAAAACCCGGCATGCCCGTCTTATTCAGCGAGGCATGGTCGCAGACCAATCTGTATACGACCCTGCTTATCGGGACGCTGCTGTACGGCGTCATCACCGCCTATCTGTTCAACCGTGAATATGCGGAAGACACTGTGAAAAATCTGTTGACCATCCCGGTGTCCAGAACCGGTCTCATCGCCAGCAAGCTGGTGCTGCTGTTCTTGTGGATGATGATCCTGACCTTTACGTCGTGGGGACTGACATTCATCTTCGGATTGCTCGCGCAGTATGAAGGCTTGACTGCCGGCGCCGTTCTGCAATCGCTGAAGGAGTTTTTCATCGGGGGAAGTCTGCTGTTTCTTTTGTCGACCCCGACGATGTTTGTCTCTTTTTTGTTCAAAAACTATGTGCCGACCATTATTTTTACGGCCGTGATTACGATGGGGAACGTGGCGCTGGCCAACCGGGAATATAAGGCGATCTTTCCGTGGTCGGCTGTGCATGTAATCGCGGAGAACGGCTTCGTCCCTGCTTATCCTCCGCTCTATTCCTATGCGGTGATTATTGCTGCCGCGGTCATCGGGCTGGCGGCCACGATCGTGTACTTCAACAAAACGGATATTCATTAA
- a CDS encoding 2-hydroxyglutaryl-CoA dehydratase, with product MSVAGSKKRVKEQTSIEETLLNFQKEEEKALGLDQQTASQWFDPVPRQFLAKDKATTTLLFGGLTMAHDYLVEGALTGLGYRVKHMDCPDNESLRFGKEFGNRGQCNPTYFTVGNLIKYLHHLRDVEGKSKEEIISSYLFVTSGSCGPCRFGTYVTEYRKALRDAGFDGFRVLIFQQTDGLKQATGSESALKLDTAFFLSFLKAVLLGDILNALAYRIRPYEVEAGATDAALERCKRYIYEALSGRQRLRPALLKSRRELQAVRVDRTKVKPKVSIIGEFWAMTTEGDGNYQLQRFLENEGAEVEVQSMTAWILFLIWSGRFDTKERMTLRQADSGRHGLEGKNPQKRLRMLWLADRALRVMFHAYARTIGLYHYHLPDMEEIAQVAHEHYNNHLRGGEGHMEVGKLILNVKKRKVNMTISVKPFGCMPSSGVSDGVQSLITEKYPDAIFLPIETTGDGAINVYSRVQMMLFKAKQAAQQEFDEALSKKSMTAAQLQKISDRSRFTRPLQTSRHVVACTAANGVYGVPRIFNGLSLRRAKRVCKT from the coding sequence ATGTCTGTTGCGGGCAGTAAGAAAAGAGTCAAGGAACAAACGTCTATCGAGGAGACGCTGCTGAACTTTCAGAAGGAGGAGGAAAAGGCGCTGGGCCTGGATCAGCAGACGGCGAGCCAATGGTTCGATCCGGTACCGCGCCAGTTCTTGGCCAAGGACAAAGCGACGACAACCCTTCTCTTCGGGGGCTTGACGATGGCTCACGATTATTTGGTCGAGGGCGCGCTGACAGGGCTGGGGTATCGGGTGAAGCATATGGATTGTCCGGACAATGAGTCCCTGCGCTTTGGCAAAGAGTTCGGCAATCGCGGACAGTGCAATCCAACCTACTTCACGGTCGGCAATCTGATCAAATATTTGCATCACCTGCGGGATGTGGAGGGGAAATCCAAGGAGGAGATCATCTCCAGCTATTTGTTCGTCACGAGCGGTTCCTGCGGCCCGTGCCGCTTCGGCACCTATGTTACGGAGTACCGGAAGGCGCTGCGCGATGCGGGTTTCGACGGGTTTCGGGTACTCATTTTTCAGCAGACGGACGGGTTGAAGCAGGCGACCGGCAGTGAATCGGCATTGAAGCTGGATACCGCGTTTTTTCTCAGCTTTTTGAAGGCCGTGCTTCTGGGTGACATCTTGAATGCGCTCGCTTATCGCATCCGCCCTTATGAAGTGGAAGCCGGGGCGACGGATGCTGCGCTGGAACGGTGCAAGCGGTATATCTATGAAGCGCTGAGCGGGCGCCAACGGCTGCGTCCGGCTCTGCTCAAATCCCGCCGGGAACTGCAGGCCGTCCGGGTAGACCGGACCAAGGTCAAGCCGAAAGTAAGCATTATCGGGGAGTTCTGGGCGATGACCACCGAGGGGGACGGGAACTATCAGCTGCAGCGTTTCCTGGAAAATGAAGGAGCCGAGGTCGAAGTGCAGTCGATGACGGCGTGGATCTTGTTCCTGATCTGGTCGGGGCGCTTCGATACGAAGGAGCGGATGACGCTTCGTCAAGCCGACTCGGGGAGACATGGCCTGGAAGGGAAAAATCCGCAGAAGCGGCTGCGGATGCTATGGCTCGCCGATCGCGCGCTGCGGGTCATGTTCCACGCGTATGCGAGGACGATTGGCCTGTATCACTATCATCTGCCCGACATGGAGGAGATCGCCCAGGTGGCCCATGAGCACTACAACAATCATCTCCGGGGCGGAGAAGGCCATATGGAGGTCGGCAAGCTGATCTTGAACGTCAAGAAGCGGAAGGTGAACATGACGATCTCGGTCAAGCCGTTCGGCTGCATGCCATCTTCCGGGGTATCTGACGGAGTTCAGTCGTTAATTACCGAGAAATATCCCGACGCGATCTTTTTGCCGATCGAGACGACGGGGGACGGGGCAATCAACGTGTACAGCCGGGTGCAGATGATGCTGTTCAAAGCCAAGCAGGCGGCACAGCAAGAATTTGACGAGGCATTGTCGAAAAAAAGCATGACTGCGGCTCAGCTGCAAAAAATAAGCGATCGTTCGCGCTTTACCCGTCCGCTGCAGACAAGCCGTCATGTCGTCGCTTGCACAGCGGCGAACGGCGTCTATGGGGTTCCTCGGATATTCAACGGGTTATCTTTGCGGCGAGCGAAGCGGGTATGTAAGACATGA
- a CDS encoding BadF/BadG/BcrA/BcrD ATPase family protein gives MSTIARELDSLIIGIDVGSTTVKATVVDPDSKQIVWSDYQRHHTKQAEKVLELLVAIGNEFPDVKPENIRVFATGSGSGPVAPHIGAKFVQEVNAVTMAVEHLHPDVGSVIELGGQDAKIIIFKENKETGNKQALTSMNDKCASGTGATIDKCMIKVGMPADEVGRLCFDDSKLHHVAAKCGVFAETDIVNLVKSGIPSGEIMCSLADAIVMQNLSVLTRGNTLRHRVLLLGGPNTYLPFLQECWRLRIPQTWKERGYEYPADVPIDSLIFVPENSQYYAAYGAVLYGLHEPADAGLYTGLEMLKEFIAHGRKAKLGEKAGPPLVASETELEQFRRSYRIPKFTPATFEPGQKVRAVIGLDGGSTSSKAVLVDEQGDILLKEYQLSKGNPLEDTKEMLKRIRDTLMGQGAELEIIGFGATGYAADVLEKTLRADVNIVETVAHMMSAVHQFGDIDVICDIGGQDIKVLFLKNRDIRNFKLSNQCSAGNGMLLQAMADQFGIPVQEYANTAFHADLSPKFSYGCAVFLDADRVNFQKEGYSKEELLAGLALVLPKNVWQYVVQIPRMSELGRKFVLQGGTQYNLAAVKAQVDYIKERVPDAEVYVHPHPGEAGAIGAAMETLRVVKRRGYSGFLGLDAAIDLRYVSRNDESTRCNFCPNHCSRTFIDSETPDGMTARYISGFSCEKGTVEDQEAVLKLTKERQALKKHYPNLVEYEARRMFQHFYDAEPLPEAGLEVEDILMKRRLFGFGMRKIPNRRPFARSSAESMERRQRIRIGIPKVLNIWSTAPFWRTYFEALGIDKRNIVFSDNTSEEMWQEGGKYGSIDPCYPSKVAQAHVHNLLFKHHESKPLDYIFFPCITHIPTHLHHVMDSSSCPIVAGAPNVIKAAFTKEVDFFETRGITYLDPAVTFTEPNMLKKQLFEAFAEKLQITEDESDFAAEQGWKAMDRFDADMQAKGREILEQIEQENRLAILMIGRPYHSDPGLNHGVLEEFQVLGYPVLSMRSIPKDEAWLQRFFSEDLKSGRVEYALEVSDVWPENFSSNSVQKVWAAKFAARHPNVAVLDLSSFKCGHDAPTYGLIESIISTAGTPYSALHDIDANKPGGSIKIRVKTYAHSLGLHEERLQDLARKKAELQQRLDQKLAELTGRKPGDQAEKVI, from the coding sequence ATGTCAACCATAGCCCGGGAACTGGACTCTCTCATCATTGGAATTGACGTCGGTTCAACGACGGTCAAAGCAACCGTGGTGGATCCGGACAGCAAGCAGATCGTATGGTCGGATTATCAGCGCCATCATACGAAGCAGGCAGAAAAAGTGTTGGAGCTGCTGGTGGCCATCGGCAACGAATTCCCGGATGTGAAGCCGGAAAATATCCGTGTCTTCGCGACGGGCTCCGGCAGCGGACCTGTCGCTCCTCATATTGGCGCGAAGTTCGTGCAGGAGGTCAATGCGGTCACGATGGCCGTGGAGCATCTCCATCCCGATGTCGGAAGCGTCATCGAGCTCGGGGGACAGGATGCGAAGATTATCATTTTCAAGGAAAACAAAGAAACGGGCAATAAGCAAGCGCTTACCTCCATGAATGACAAATGCGCATCAGGTACAGGCGCCACGATCGACAAGTGCATGATCAAAGTAGGGATGCCTGCAGACGAAGTAGGCAGGCTGTGTTTTGACGATTCGAAATTGCATCATGTCGCTGCCAAATGCGGTGTCTTTGCCGAGACGGATATCGTGAATCTCGTAAAAAGCGGCATTCCATCGGGGGAAATCATGTGCTCGCTCGCGGATGCCATCGTCATGCAAAACCTTTCCGTGCTTACGCGGGGCAACACGCTGCGGCATCGTGTCCTGCTGCTGGGCGGGCCGAACACCTATTTGCCTTTCCTCCAGGAATGCTGGCGGTTGCGAATTCCTCAGACCTGGAAGGAACGGGGCTATGAATATCCGGCAGATGTGCCCATCGACAGCTTGATCTTCGTGCCGGAGAATTCGCAGTATTATGCGGCTTACGGCGCTGTCCTGTACGGGCTGCATGAACCGGCGGATGCCGGCTTATACACGGGATTGGAGATGCTCAAGGAGTTCATCGCCCACGGCCGCAAGGCCAAGCTGGGCGAGAAGGCGGGCCCGCCGCTGGTGGCGAGCGAGACGGAGCTGGAGCAGTTCCGCCGGAGCTACCGCATCCCTAAGTTCACTCCCGCCACGTTCGAACCGGGACAGAAGGTAAGGGCGGTCATCGGATTAGACGGCGGATCCACTTCGTCGAAAGCCGTGCTGGTCGATGAACAAGGAGATATTTTGCTGAAAGAATATCAGTTGTCCAAAGGCAATCCGCTGGAAGATACGAAAGAAATGCTGAAGCGGATCCGGGATACGCTGATGGGGCAGGGGGCCGAGCTGGAGATCATCGGCTTCGGCGCTACCGGCTACGCAGCAGACGTGCTGGAAAAAACGCTGCGTGCAGACGTCAATATCGTGGAGACGGTCGCGCATATGATGAGCGCCGTTCACCAATTCGGCGACATCGATGTGATCTGCGATATCGGGGGTCAGGATATCAAGGTTCTCTTCCTCAAAAACCGGGACATTCGCAATTTCAAGCTGTCCAATCAATGCTCCGCCGGCAACGGAATGCTCCTGCAAGCGATGGCGGATCAGTTCGGCATTCCGGTTCAAGAGTATGCAAATACGGCTTTTCATGCCGATTTGAGTCCCAAATTTTCATACGGCTGCGCGGTATTCCTCGATGCGGACCGGGTCAATTTTCAGAAGGAAGGGTATTCGAAGGAGGAATTGCTCGCCGGACTCGCTCTCGTCCTGCCCAAAAACGTATGGCAGTATGTCGTGCAGATTCCGCGGATGTCCGAGCTCGGGCGCAAGTTCGTGCTGCAGGGCGGAACCCAATACAATCTGGCAGCCGTCAAGGCCCAGGTCGACTATATCAAGGAGCGGGTTCCCGATGCCGAGGTATATGTTCATCCTCATCCGGGAGAAGCGGGGGCGATCGGAGCCGCCATGGAAACGCTGCGCGTCGTGAAGCGGCGGGGGTATTCCGGCTTCCTGGGCCTGGATGCCGCTATCGATCTGCGTTATGTCAGCCGCAACGATGAATCGACCCGCTGCAATTTTTGCCCCAACCACTGCAGCCGGACGTTTATCGATTCCGAGACGCCGGACGGCATGACGGCCCGTTATATTAGCGGGTTCTCTTGCGAGAAAGGGACGGTGGAGGATCAGGAAGCGGTCTTGAAATTAACGAAAGAGCGGCAAGCGTTGAAAAAGCATTATCCGAATCTCGTCGAATATGAAGCGCGGCGCATGTTCCAGCATTTCTACGATGCGGAACCGCTTCCGGAGGCGGGGCTGGAGGTGGAGGACATCCTGATGAAACGCCGCTTGTTCGGCTTTGGCATGCGCAAAATACCGAACCGGCGCCCGTTCGCGCGCTCTTCCGCCGAGTCGATGGAGCGCCGCCAGCGGATCCGGATCGGGATTCCGAAAGTATTGAACATTTGGTCCACCGCACCGTTCTGGCGGACCTACTTCGAGGCGCTCGGCATCGATAAGCGCAACATTGTATTCAGTGATAATACGAGCGAGGAAATGTGGCAGGAAGGCGGCAAATATGGTTCGATCGATCCTTGCTATCCGTCGAAAGTGGCGCAGGCTCATGTCCATAATCTGCTGTTCAAGCACCATGAGTCCAAGCCGCTCGATTACATCTTTTTCCCGTGCATCACGCATATTCCGACCCATCTTCACCATGTAATGGACTCGTCGAGCTGCCCGATTGTGGCGGGCGCTCCGAACGTGATCAAAGCTGCCTTTACCAAGGAGGTCGATTTTTTCGAGACGAGAGGAATCACCTACCTGGATCCGGCGGTTACCTTCACCGAACCGAACATGCTGAAAAAGCAGCTGTTCGAGGCATTCGCCGAGAAGCTGCAGATCACGGAAGACGAGAGCGATTTTGCCGCTGAGCAGGGGTGGAAGGCGATGGATCGGTTCGATGCTGACATGCAGGCGAAGGGCCGGGAGATTCTGGAGCAGATCGAGCAGGAAAACCGCCTTGCCATTCTGATGATCGGGCGGCCTTATCATTCCGACCCCGGCTTGAATCACGGCGTGCTCGAAGAGTTCCAGGTGCTCGGCTACCCTGTGTTGTCTATGCGATCCATTCCGAAGGACGAGGCATGGCTGCAGCGCTTTTTCAGCGAGGATCTGAAGAGCGGCCGAGTAGAATATGCGCTCGAAGTAAGCGATGTATGGCCTGAAAATTTCAGCTCCAACAGTGTGCAAAAAGTATGGGCGGCGAAGTTCGCCGCGCGGCACCCGAATGTGGCGGTGTTGGACTTGTCCAGCTTCAAATGCGGTCATGATGCGCCTACCTACGGGCTGATCGAATCGATTATATCGACGGCCGGGACGCCGTATTCGGCGCTGCATGATATCGACGCCAATAAACCGGGCGGCTCGATCAAGATCCGGGTGAAGACGTATGCGCATAGCCTCGGTCTGCATGAAGAGCGGCTGCAGGATCTGGCCCGCAAAAAGGCGGAGCTGCAGCAGCGGCTGGATCAAAAGCTCGCTGAGCTCACGGGCAGAAAACCGGGAGATCAAGCCGAGAAGGTTATATAA
- a CDS encoding MarR family winged helix-turn-helix transcriptional regulator, which translates to MSNHKNMSHANDAVPSLIQSKRQIERYNLDVDAQAILVAARLMEAGSKLGQAAELHFSRFGLSTGRYRLLADLEDNEGEELPSQLAEHLGVTRATVTGLIDTLERDGLVTRRTSSRDGRQRSVVLTEQGEKKLRDMAPDHFAWLEAMVGLLTVEERSVFLDLLGRVTQGISGLANEPSES; encoded by the coding sequence ATGTCCAATCACAAAAACATGTCACATGCCAATGATGCCGTTCCATCGCTTATTCAATCCAAGCGCCAGATCGAACGCTATAACCTGGACGTCGACGCCCAGGCCATCCTGGTCGCAGCCAGACTGATGGAGGCCGGCTCCAAGCTTGGACAAGCCGCAGAGCTTCATTTCTCCCGCTTCGGCTTATCGACAGGGCGGTACCGTCTGCTGGCGGACCTTGAAGATAACGAAGGAGAAGAGCTCCCTTCGCAGTTGGCGGAGCATCTGGGGGTTACCCGCGCTACGGTGACCGGCCTCATCGATACCCTTGAGCGGGATGGTCTTGTCACCCGCCGCACCAGCTCCAGAGATGGCCGGCAGAGATCTGTCGTGCTGACGGAGCAAGGGGAGAAGAAGCTTCGTGACATGGCTCCCGACCATTTTGCATGGCTGGAAGCCATGGTCGGCTTGCTTACGGTGGAAGAACGCAGCGTATTTCTCGATCTGCTGGGCCGAGTAACCCAAGGCATCTCGGGGCTTGCGAATGAACCGAGCGAATCATAG
- a CDS encoding ABC transporter ATP-binding protein: MTAIITTTQLTKAYGDQIAVDNLNMTVKQGQIYGFLGQNGAGKTTTIRMLLGLIKPTHGDIEMFGEHLYAKQKEILRRVGSIVESSGFYENLTARENLLINAKLMGVHKKNAIAEALEIVGLQHERAKLVGKYSLGMKQRLGIARAILHHPELLILDEPTNGLDPIGIKEIRKLIKSLAEERNITILISSHILSEVEQLADHIGIIHQGKLLEEISFAELRRRNRKYLEFQVSNDNRAAMLLEQHFAMSDYEVHDGGIIRVYSHIGQQGQINKMLVDHQIEVTRIALSEDGLEDYFIQLIGGGTIG, from the coding sequence ATGACCGCAATTATTACAACGACCCAGTTAACGAAGGCCTATGGCGATCAAATCGCGGTGGACAACTTGAACATGACGGTGAAGCAAGGACAGATTTACGGCTTTCTCGGCCAGAATGGCGCAGGCAAAACGACGACCATTCGCATGCTGCTCGGGTTAATCAAGCCGACGCACGGAGACATCGAAATGTTCGGAGAACATCTGTACGCCAAGCAGAAGGAGATATTGAGAAGGGTAGGCTCTATCGTCGAATCTTCAGGCTTCTATGAAAACTTGACCGCCCGGGAAAACCTGCTCATCAATGCCAAGCTTATGGGGGTTCATAAAAAGAATGCCATCGCAGAAGCGCTCGAGATCGTCGGGCTGCAGCATGAGCGTGCCAAGCTGGTCGGCAAATATTCCTTGGGAATGAAGCAGCGGCTGGGCATTGCCCGCGCCATCCTTCATCATCCGGAGCTGCTCATACTCGATGAGCCAACCAACGGCCTGGATCCGATCGGCATCAAGGAGATCCGGAAGCTCATTAAGTCACTAGCCGAAGAACGAAACATTACGATTCTGATCTCGAGCCATATTTTATCCGAAGTCGAGCAATTGGCGGATCATATCGGAATTATTCATCAAGGGAAGCTGCTCGAGGAGATCTCCTTCGCCGAGCTTCGGCGGCGGAACCGAAAATATCTGGAGTTCCAGGTCTCGAATGATAATCGGGCGGCTATGCTGCTGGAACAGCATTTCGCCATGTCCGATTACGAGGTGCATGACGGGGGGATCATCCGGGTGTACTCGCATATCGGTCAACAGGGGCAGATCAATAAGATGCTGGTTGATCATCAGATCGAAGTCACGAGAATTGCATTGAGCGAAGATGGATTGGAAGATTATTTCATCCAATTGATAGGGGGCGGGACGATTGGTTAA
- a CDS encoding response regulator transcription factor, translating to MEGIRVLIADDEQEIRDLVKKYLERERYQVDTAADGEEALRLCESRKYNFILLDLMMPKIDGIEVCRRLRNMTNIPILMLSAKDQEIDKILGLGIGADDYMTKPFSINELVARIKAHLRRFLVLGSEVHGSADQEEPLIRYKGLTIDLKKYSAAIEGEEIALTAKEFELLKFLASHPEQVFTKTQIFRQVWGSAYVEDDNTVMVHIRKLRKKIEADPSDPKWIQTVWGIGYKFAGEKDEA from the coding sequence ATGGAAGGGATTCGCGTGCTTATAGCCGATGACGAACAAGAAATACGAGACTTGGTGAAAAAGTATCTGGAACGAGAAAGGTATCAGGTCGATACGGCGGCCGATGGAGAGGAAGCCCTTCGCCTGTGCGAGAGCCGTAAATATAACTTCATTCTGTTGGATCTGATGATGCCGAAAATCGACGGCATTGAAGTGTGCAGGAGATTGCGCAATATGACGAATATTCCGATCCTGATGCTGTCGGCTAAGGACCAGGAGATAGACAAAATTTTGGGGCTTGGCATCGGCGCGGATGATTATATGACGAAGCCGTTCAGCATCAATGAATTGGTTGCGAGAATCAAAGCCCATTTGAGACGGTTTTTGGTGCTGGGCAGCGAGGTCCATGGCAGCGCGGACCAGGAGGAGCCGCTCATCCGGTATAAAGGCTTGACCATCGATTTGAAAAAATATTCCGCGGCGATAGAAGGGGAAGAGATTGCGCTGACGGCCAAAGAATTTGAGCTGTTGAAGTTTTTGGCCTCCCATCCGGAGCAAGTATTTACGAAGACGCAAATCTTTCGCCAGGTGTGGGGCAGCGCTTATGTGGAAGATGATAATACGGTGATGGTTCACATCCGCAAGCTCAGAAAAAAGATCGAAGCCGACCCGTCCGATCCGAAATGGATCCAGACCGTGTGGGGAATCGGGTACAAGTTCGCAGGTGAAAAAGATGAAGCGTGA
- a CDS encoding sensor histidine kinase has product MKRDKTLLLLGAQLLLMTGLIAIEATNQSQVFLRGALFIAVAVITVILLLMRLRFRAKLTGMTAALKRANSGNVNTRLLANDDPLINEVIFAINELIEQLDKIRVQTIKSEAARKSLLSNISHDIRTPLTSIIGYVDALKDEIAASREEKQEYIGIISRKATALKQLIDEIFHLAKLDADEVPLRPETLDLAEMAREAAIAFLPELKQADMKLTASIPEETCMVTADRLSLERILNNIMKNAVQHGREGQALGIELTEEGESYHLTIWDRGQGIPEDELVNVFERMYRTERSRNPMYGGSGLGLAIAKALAEKNSGKIRAESEPGQRTAFTFSLPKHS; this is encoded by the coding sequence ATGAAGCGTGACAAAACGCTCCTTCTTCTCGGCGCGCAATTATTGCTTATGACGGGCCTTATTGCGATAGAGGCAACGAACCAGTCCCAAGTCTTCCTGCGCGGGGCTTTATTTATTGCGGTTGCGGTGATCACGGTCATTCTGCTGCTCATGCGTCTCCGATTCCGGGCGAAGCTGACGGGCATGACCGCGGCGCTGAAGCGGGCAAACAGCGGAAATGTGAACACCCGCCTGCTGGCGAATGACGATCCGCTCATCAATGAAGTCATATTCGCGATCAATGAGCTGATTGAGCAATTGGATAAAATCCGGGTCCAGACAATCAAATCCGAGGCGGCGAGAAAGAGTCTTTTGTCTAATATTTCCCATGATATACGAACACCGCTGACCTCGATTATCGGATATGTGGATGCCCTGAAAGATGAAATTGCGGCCTCGCGCGAAGAAAAGCAAGAATATATCGGCATCATTTCGAGGAAAGCAACGGCCTTGAAGCAATTGATCGATGAAATATTCCATCTGGCCAAGCTGGATGCCGATGAAGTTCCGCTGCGGCCGGAGACGCTGGATTTGGCCGAAATGGCGCGCGAGGCGGCCATTGCGTTTTTGCCTGAGCTGAAGCAGGCGGACATGAAGCTGACCGCATCCATTCCGGAGGAAACATGCATGGTTACGGCAGATCGGCTCAGCCTGGAGCGGATCCTAAATAATATAATGAAAAATGCGGTCCAGCACGGACGCGAGGGACAAGCATTGGGCATCGAGCTGACGGAAGAGGGCGAATCGTATCATCTGACCATATGGGATAGGGGGCAGGGCATCCCGGAAGATGAATTGGTCAACGTGTTCGAACGGATGTACCGGACTGAGCGGTCGCGCAATCCGATGTACGGGGGAAGCGGCCTGGGGCTTGCCATCGCCAAGGCGCTGGCCGAGAAAAACAGCGGGAAAATAAGGGCGGAAAGCGAGCCGGGACAAAGAACCGCATTCACCTTCTCCCTCCCGAAGCACAGTTAA
- a CDS encoding undecaprenyl-diphosphatase has product MIMSQWNIDIFRAINDLGKQFAALNPAAVFVAEYMVYVLALAMLVYWFTRSGRNRMMVIQAGLAFILAEIMGKAAGKLYSHHQPFAELPEVNKLIDHAIDNSFPSDHTILFFSVCVSFWLVRKKEGWLWLALACCVAVSRIWVGVHYPVDIAAGALLGMVSALVMYWLVPKLGFVKRSLDLYERAERRILPMNNKSDSL; this is encoded by the coding sequence ATCATCATGTCTCAATGGAATATCGATATCTTTCGCGCCATTAATGATCTAGGCAAGCAATTCGCTGCCCTCAATCCGGCCGCCGTCTTCGTGGCGGAATATATGGTGTATGTGCTCGCCTTGGCCATGCTTGTCTATTGGTTCACCCGCAGCGGCCGGAACCGAATGATGGTCATCCAGGCCGGACTTGCGTTTATTTTAGCGGAAATCATGGGAAAAGCGGCCGGCAAGCTCTACTCGCATCATCAGCCGTTCGCGGAGCTGCCCGAGGTGAATAAGCTGATCGACCATGCTATTGATAACTCTTTTCCGAGCGATCATACGATTCTCTTCTTCTCGGTCTGTGTCTCCTTCTGGCTCGTTCGCAAGAAGGAAGGATGGCTCTGGCTGGCGCTCGCATGCTGCGTAGCCGTCTCCCGGATCTGGGTCGGGGTTCATTATCCTGTGGATATCGCCGCGGGGGCGCTTCTGGGCATGGTGTCCGCACTGGTCATGTACTGGCTCGTTCCGAAGCTCGGGTTCGTCAAGCGCTCGCTGGATCTGTATGAACGAGCGGAGCGGCGCATCCTGCCGATGAATAACAAATCCGACAGCTTATAA